CGCATGCCCGAGCGTCGTCACCGATGCGACGCCCGCCTCGGAGAATATCCTTCCCTCGGCATCCGATACCGCGGTGACCATATCGGCTTTTTTTGCGAGCGCTAATTCCTTCGCAACGGCAATTTCGCGCTCACGCAGAGGCATCGCCCTCCCCGTGACCTCGCGGAATCGCGCATCGCGGAACGCGAATATCGCCTCCGCATCATAGATGATCCTCGAGCGCGGTGAAAGGCGTCGGCAGGCATCGCCGTATGCCGCCATATTGCCGGGGCGTGCGATGAAAATGATGTCGTAATAGGCGTTACGCGCTTTCAGTATGCGCTTCACATCGGCGTACTCATCGTGGAACACCTCCACGCCGCGGCGCGCAAGATCGGCAGCGATGTCCGCACGGGAACGCATGCGTGTCGGGCACACGCTCACAAAGCAGCCGAGCGAAACAAGTCTCGTGACGATATCGTACGACCGCGGCATGCCCGAACCGACAGCGGGGTCGGGTATCCTGTCCTCGATGAAGAGCACACGCGGGCGCTTGTCGGGAACTGACCGATACGGGAAAAGATCGCGTTCCCCCGCGGGGCATCGCACTGCAAGCTCCTTCTCCCAGCGCGCAAGGAATTTCCTGCGATTTACCGCCTGACGCGCGAGCGCATCCGCCGCCGGCATGCTCTGGAATTCATGATGCACGGCATTGGCGAACGGCGTATACACGACGCGCAACCCCGCTTTGCGCACGCGCATGCAGTAATCACTTTCTTCATAGTATGCGGGGGCATAGAGCTCATCGAAACCCTTGAGTTGTGCAAACAGCACGCGCGGTGTGCAGAACAGCGCACCGCTCACATAGTCGACATCGCGCATGAAGGAATACTCGGGCTTGAACGGATGGTCCATACGCCCGTAGCCGCCGGCAGTGCCGTCGGTTCGGAGCACGCTCCCTGCTTCCTGAAGCCGTCCGTCGGGGAACAGCAATCGCCCGCCGACCACGCCGATGTCCTCACTTCGCATCACATCGATGAGCGCGCGGCAGGTACCCGGCAGGAGCTCGGCGTCATTGTTCATGAACAGGATGTAGTCGCCCTTCGCGCGGCGGGATGCATTGCTGCAATTGCGGAGGAAGCCGACGTTCTTTTCCGCGCGGAGAATTATCGCATTGACCGTGCACTGTTCGATCTGTGCCGTCCCGTCGGGCGATGCGTCATCGGCGATGATCACCTCACAGGGAATATCCGTGACCGTACGCGCTATCGATATGAGCGCTCGGCGTGTATGATGCCACTGATCATACACCGGAACGATGATGGAAAGTACGGGCTTTTTCGAGTCGGGGAGCGTGATGACACCGCTGCCGCTGCGTTCGCGTTCCCAGAACGCCGTCTCGAAATAGTACGGACTCTCCTTCGGCACCTTCCGTCTGCGCACGGCGAGAATGCGTATCGGGGAGATCATCCCTGAGAACAGCCGCACTATCTCCTTCACCCGTTCCCTTCGTGCCGAGCCCGGTGGAAGGAGTGTAGTGATCATCCTCGATATTACGCCGCGCATGCCCCGACTATACGGCAAATGGGAAAAACATCAAGGCAAACGATCACTCGCGAGCGGACGATTATAACAAGGTCAAGAGAACGGCAGACCGTCCGGACCTCCCCCTCGATGGTAATAAAAAATTAATGGGTATTCCACACATTTTTCAGATATGTGCTTCCATCGCTCTTTCCGGCAATGATCCATATTTTGCTGTTATGGACCAGGATAACCGCGCCAGTGCGCGCACCGTATCCCGCACTGGATGTCACCGTGCTCCATGTTATCCCATCCATCGACGATATCACATCCTGTTTTGTCCCCGTTTCCGATCCATAACTATCCTGTCCAGAGGTATAATACATCTTCTCCGTTCCGGCGAACGCGCCATGAAAACTTCTCCCAGACGCACCGGCAAAGGTCGACATCCTCGTCCATGTGCCCCCGTCGGTTGAACGGTACACATCGTTGGTGAGCTGTCCATTGAGTGTTCCACCGATCACCCACATCGCATCCTTGAACACACAAACAGCCGTATGGTAGCGCCCACCTGAAGTGAATGCAATATTCGTGACCAAGGTCCAATTAATGCCGTCGGCTGACTGGTATACCGTATTTTGAGGAGACGTTGTGTAACAGCCGATAGCCCAAAGCATATTGTTGTAGACGACGAAACGTATGCCGCTGCGGCCGGAAGGAAATGCATTGGCATTCGCAAGAGTCCAATTCTCCCCGTCGGTCGAATAATACGCATCTCTCAGGAATTGTGAACCGTCATGACCGCACATGACCCACATTTTATTATCATACACCACCATGGAATGGCCGTATCGCCGTGAAAAAGCGGCTTTGTTCGTGGCCTGTGTCCATGAAATACCGTCCGTACTTGACCAAACATCATTCGTGTACACTCCGGAGCTTATCTCTCCTCCGGCGATCCAGATCTTTCCATTGTATGAAACGGCCGTGGCATATCCCCTCGCTGTAAACGGGGAAGTAGCGACTGCCTCCTGCCACGCATTTGCATTATACGACACCGGTGTCAATGAAAGCGGGTTGTTCCCGCCGCAGGATGTCAAAACAAGAGCAACGACTACCAAGGAAACGAATGATATTCGGTGCCTCATTGGTCCTCCGACGATTGTACTTTAATGTAGTATACGCTATTTTTTGGAAAAAGTGCAAACGCAAAAGCATACGGAACAGCAAGGAGCTAGCCTGACGGATGCATAAAAAGAACGATGCCCTTTACCATGTCCTGTTCTATCTGTGTAGCCCCCTCGGGCGATGCATCATCGAAACGATACGCATATCAAATACCCTTTGCGGGGACTTCGCAGATCAATTGTGCCCGGCGCATGATGAAGAACACGACGGCGGTGAACACAAGTATCGATGCCTGGAAAAGCACCGAAACGGTGACAAGATCGCTCACGGACAGGTGAATGCCGCGCACGATGAGATAGAACGCCGCGATGAAAACGATATACACGTAGAGCGGCCAGTATTTCCTGCATGCGGAAAGGTAATTGCAGAAGAGATTGGTGAAGCTCAGGCAGGCGGCGCCGACGGCATAAAGCGACACGAGCGGCGCGACATCGCTGTAGCGTTCGGTGAATTGAAGGACGATGAGCGGCCGCGCGAACAGCGCGATGAAGATGAGGCCGCCCCCCACGACGAATGCGTTCACCAGGAACGTATCGCGCAGATGGCGGCGTTTCGTGCGGCTCTTGCCGGCGGCGCTTATGCGGGCGAAGAGGAGCGGGCCTATCATCGAAGGAAGGAGCGCCAGGACCTTGCCGAGTATCGTCACGGTCGCGAATGCCCCGGCATCGTCCGCCGAAAGGAAGCGTTTTGCGAGGACAACATCTATCTGCATCACCGCCATGCAGATGGTATAGACGGCCATGAGCGGCAGAAGTCCGGCGATGTTCGAGAACACCCATTGAAGACCGCTTGCCGAGAACGCATCGGAAGATCGCATGCCGGGGAAGGAGCGGACAAGGAACAGCACGAAGAGCGCCGCGAGGACGAGATACGGAAGGAGCGCGCTCCACATCGCGAACGCGAACGTGAAACCCGCCGCGACGAAAATGACCGTGAGCAGCAGACGCACGATGACGGACACCATTATCGATGCGTTCACGGAAAATCCCTTCTTGCGCCCGAAGAGCGCCCCGCTCACAATGGTGGTGACGGTCGAAAGCACAACGATAGCGGCAAGAAAGGTAAAGCCGGACTGCGAACGTATCTGCATGTTCCGCGCAAGCCAGCCGGAGAAAAGAACGAGCACGGCGGCGGCGGCAAGAGAAATACTGACAAAGAAGACGCAGAGCGAAATGATGCGCCGTGCCGCGATGGCACCGCGTGATGAGGCGACGGAGCGTATGACGAAGAAGAGCACGGCGGTTATCGGCATTGTCGCGATGGCCAGAAATCCCATGAGCACGGTATAATCGCCGAAATCGGCCGCGGAAAGATTGCGGTTGGTGAAGACCTGGATGATATAATTCCCGAGACCGGCGATGGCTGAAAAAAGGATGCTCGCGATGGAGGAGGATATGAGCGTGTTACGACGCAGGAATGAACGTAATCGTTTCATCACCGTCGTCTTCCCGCCCGGCCGCTGCCGGCCTTTTTCTGCAAGATGCATTCATAATTGAGCGTAACGGATTTTCGGCGGTCAAGGAAGTCCAGCAGGAAGGCGAGCAGGTTGATGAAGAAAATCGGAATGCTGAAGATGACATGGAAAGGATAATATATCCACGGGTGGTCGTTGAATACTTTCGGCAACGCCACCTGTATGAGACGCGCGATAACACCGAATATGCCGCCCTGCGGGCGAATGGACACTACGGAAAATCCAACGTGTTCCGCGAGACTTCGCACGCCGTAGGACGTATAGCGGAAATAATCATGCGGTTCCATATGCGGCGGATGTATCTGCGGCACACAGAGGAAAAGATAACCGCCCTTCTTGAGAACACGGCACATCTCTTTCATCGCACGTTCGGGATCCGGGACATGTTCGAGCACCTGCATCGACAGTACCGCATCAAAGCTGCCGCTCTGTACCGGCATGCGGGAAACGTCGGCGACGATATCGATACCGTATGCCGGTGTCTTGTCCAGGCTCACATAATCATGGTCTTTGAACAGCGGACGGTATTGAGCATCACCGGCACCAGCGTCGAGAACTCGGCTCTTGTCCGGCATACGCTTCGCCGCCAAAGCCACGAAACGGCGGATGCGGTATGCGAGAGGATTGCTGATCGGCTCCGGGAATATCGTCACATATATCCGGTAACATATCCTGAATATCCTGTTCGTCATGCGCATCTCCATGAACGCTGTTTTTCCTTTCGAGCGATGATATAACACGAGGGTAAAAGAAGTCGGAGGAGCGGCATGCGGGCCAGTATCGATGCGGGAAATGGCAGAGGCTGCATAGCCCCCGAGTTGTGAAGGATACGCAAGCCCTGTGCGCGGAAATACCGCACTATCGGTATGCTGTTGGCAACGACAACGGCGTCATCATCAGGCATGAATTGCGGACGTTCTATCGGCTCGTTCATTTCCAAGGGCACACCGAGCGCGTATCGGAGTACGCGCATGAATTTCTCCCTCAGCGAATATCCGCGGACGCTGTTGAATATCCCGAGGAAATTCGGCGTTGCGACGATGCACACCCCGCCCGGTTCAAGAACACGTATCTGCTCCCGGAGGAAGCCATAGGGGTCGGCGACATGCTCGAATACCGTGAACGATCCAACAACAGAAAAATAGCCGTCGGGATAGGGGATGCGGGAGCCGCTATACCGTCGCACGTTGGCCTTGACCCTGCATTCTTTCAGAAAAAAGCCGCTGACATCGATACCGAAAAGATCTCGGCGGGTACGTGTCCGGGAAAGCATGCGCAGCGCGGTCCCCGTCCCGCAGCCGACATCGAGGAATTTCCCGCGAGGGGACAGATACCGGAGGACATCAGTGCAATATTTCATGTACAGCGATTCCGGTGATGTTACAAGGAATTCCTTGTACCGCTTATCGGTGCGAAATCGCCGCGTCATGCTGCTTCTCCAGAACGCACAGTATGCTTCTACCGAATCCGGGGGCGATACGCGCCAGCGTACGCGAACAAAGCCGTCCGCTGCCGTCAAAATTGATGACATCGGAAGTATGCTTGACCACACGCCAGCCGTTACGGGAAAGAAGGGTGACAAGCGTCGGGTAGATGAAATACCGCACATGGCCGACGGCATCGGGCTCAAGCGGGCTTAACTCAATGAACGGGTTCTTTCCGAACAGCAGCAGCAGTCGTTTGCCAAAACTGGCGAGATTCGGCGTGGTCAGTATGAATTTCCCTGCGTCCTTAAGCACGCGACGTGCCTCAGACAGCAGTCTATCCGGTACGAGAACGTGCTCGATGACCTCGCTTGCGATGACCATATCGAACGACCCGGTTTTGAACGGAAGAGATTTCTCATCGACATTGCAGTAGCGCGCATCCATCCCGCGTTTTCGCGCGATTGCAATCTGTTCACGCGAAACATCGACCCCGAAAAGGCGCAGCCCGCTTAAACCGTCGAAAAGAGACCCGTCGCCGCACCCGATATCAAGGATCGTCCTCGGCTTCGCCGCCGCGATCTCGGCGCGGATGAATGCGTACACTTCCGGCATCCGACGATAATTATCCTCGCGATAGAGATCCCTCGTGATCGATTCCCACTTATTCATATTTCCCCGCCCATACGTTCAGCTGCAATATTCGTAGCAGCGTGAATCGGTGATCCGCACGTCCCGAACAATGCTCGTCGTAAAGTACTCTTGCATATGCATTGGAGAATCGACCCGTTCCGGTATGCTGCTTGAACAGGTCGCTGAGCTCGGATCGTATCCACCGGTCAAGCGGAACACCAAAACCGCGCTTCGGCCTGTATGCAAAATCACGGCCGAATATCTTTTCAGCGATGCGCTTTATGATATATTTTGACGTTCCGTCATTCACCTTCATACTCCCCGGCAATGAGAACACGAACTCAGCAAGATCCTTATCGAGCAATGGATTGCGCATCTCAAGCGATGCCGCCATGGTGGCCCGGTCGCCCTTCACGAGATACCAGTCCGGGAGCTGCAAACGGCAGTCGAGATAGAGCGATCGATTGAGTATATCATGGCCTTTGCATTCTTCAAACCAGGCGAACGCTTCACGGAACACGGAGCGGATATCGATCGTATGGCCGAGAAGCCGCGCCGCGTCCGCGGGCAGGAGTCCGCCGCTGCCGAAGATGAATTGCCGTACGGGGAACGGATAGCGGAGCATCGTGAAGAATTTCCGGTACACGTTGTCCTTCGGGAAAAGGAACGCCGCCGCCGACGCGAGCCAGCGGAGGAAGGACAATCGCTCGATGAAGACCTGCGCGCGGTGCTTCTCATAACCGCCGAACAGTTCATCGCCGCCGTCGCCGGAAAGCGCCACCGTGATATGCTTTTTCGCATACTGAGCCACATAGTAAAGCGGTATGACGGCCGCGTCCGCGAGTGGTTCATCGAGATAGTCGAGCATGGCTTCGAACGCGGGCTTGACCGCGGCACCCTCGAGATAGCAGTGGTCGAGGGGAATGCCGAGGCGTTTCGCCGCGTAGTCCGCGTACGCGCTTTCATCCGCCTCCGGGGCGTTGCGATAGCTCACGGTGAACGCATTCACCTTGTCCGTGTGACGTGCAAGCGAAGCGGTGACAATGCTTGAATCAATGCCGCCGCTCAGGAACACGCCGAGCGGCACGTCGGCCATGAGCCGCTTCTGCACGGCCGCATCGATAAGTGTTTCGGTTTGCGCAACGGTATCGTCCATCGATATACGCCGGTTCACGGCAATGGCGCCAGGCTCCCAGTATACGTTCATATCCTGTATGCGCCACGAGGCGATGTCGAAGGTGAACGCCGTTGAGGGAGGCACTTTTCGTATCTGCGAGAATATGCTCCCCGGCGACGGGATATAGCCGTAGAAAAGGAATTGCGTTACCGCGCGATCGTCCACGGACAGACGCTTTTTCAGCGGAGGATACGCGAGCATGGCTTTGAGTTCGGACGCGAAGACGAAGCGTTCATCGTCGAGATAATAGTAGAGCGGCTTTTTCCCGAAATGATCGCGCGCGAGGAAGAGCTGCTCTCTCGTCCTGTCGTGGATGCAGAACGCGAACATCCCTTCGACGTGACGAACGAGATCGGCACCGTATTCCTCATAGCCGTGAACGAGCACTTCGGTGTCCGATGCGCTTACGAAGCGATGCTTCTCTGTGAGCGCGCTTTTCACCTGCCGGTAATTATAGATCTCTCCGTTATAGACGATGCGTACCGATGCATCCTCGTTCTCAAGGGGCTGCCGCGCGTGTACCGATGTGTCGATGATGGATAGGCGCCGATGACCGAGCGCGATGTTCTTCTCGATGCGTATCCCTTCCTGATCGGGACCGCGCAGGATGAGCGAACGGACCATGGCGGTGAACCGTGTGCGATCGACCGCCTGCGACCGTTCAACAACGCCGACAATGCCGCACATGTACTACCGCCATTATTTCACCTTTTTCCGTTTCCCTTTTGCGCCGTTGCGGAAGCGTATCACCTTCGCGGGAACACCGGCGACGATGGCATACGAGGGGACATCCTTTGTCACGACCGACCCCGCGCCGATGACGGCACCCTTCCCGATAGTGACACCGGGGAGTATCGTCGTATTCGCACCGATCCAAACTTCATCGCCAATGGTAACCGGACGATATTCATCCTTCTGTTTCGCTATCGTGACCGAGATATCGTCAAATCCGTGCATCGTCGATATTATCGTAACATATTGCCCAATGAGCACATGCTTGCCTATCGTAAGCCCGCCGTTGCCGTCGAGCACGGCATGGATATTTATCGTTACGTAATCGTCAAGCGATATGCCGCGCGGGCCGGTTATCCATACGCCGCGCATGATCGTCGTGTATTTTCCCAGGCGCTTGAACAGCACCCCCCAGAGCAGTGCACGCAGCCGGGCCTTTCTGAACAGGAATTGATTGTAAATAAACCGCAGGACCTCGAACATGGAGAACCCCTTATCTGAGAATACGCGATATGCTGTTGACAAGCTTCTTCGTGAAAAAGTATATCATCGCATCGCGCCATCCGTACCAGTACAATCGCACGAGATCGAACCTGCCGAAACGGACGACGAGCGCCGAATAGATGAGGGCCCATATCCAGGAGAAGACAAGGGCGTACACGACGCGATGATACCACCGCCCGTAACGGAATATGATGAACCCGCGATTGCGCATGGTGTAATACGCCTTGTGCTTGTACTCGCCGCCGAGCGTCCGCGGCGTGTACACACCGGTGGGGATATTGTGATGCGTGATCGCAGCGGACACGAACGCCGACTGTATGCCGTACCGCCGGGCATTGAACGCGAAATCAGGCTCGGTGAACGTCTGCACGAGGGCCTCATCGAAACACCCCGCTTTCCTGAAAACGGAACGTGCTATCATGAACACATTGGGGATGCCGTCGCTGTCACTGTACTCGCGGCCGGAGCGATCCACCCATCCATTGGTGCGGCCGGTGAAGAAATTTATCCGCTGCCCGTCAAGTATACGCTTCTTTGTTCTTGCCGAATAGTTCGACGGACCGAGAATGCCGTACTCCGGATGCATCTGTGCGAATGCCACGAGCTCGCGTATCATGTTCTTATCGATGACATTATCGTCATCGATGAAAGCGATGTACTCCCCTCGCGCGAGTTTCGCCCCGAGATTCCTCGCCTTGACCATCTTGATGTTCGTTTTCGCATGCTCGATACGCACCCGTTCGATGCGGCTTCCGGTCATCCGCTTCAAGCGCGGCACGGTAAGGGCCTTCGTTGCGTCGGACGAGTTATCATCGATGATGATGAGTTCGATCGGCCGATACGATGATGCGGCGACCGATCGTATGCACTCGCAGAGCAGTTCGTAACGATCGCGCGTTGTTATGACCGCCGATACGAGGGGCGTGCGGGAGCGTTTGGATGCGGTCATTCTCTGTACCCGGGAGTTGTGATTTCGAGCCATTCAGCATACTATGACATAAATCAGAATTCGCAAGAGGCGCACAGGCGATGGCTCACGCACGGAAAAAGATACTGCTCGTATACCCGGGGGTATTTGACAGTCCGTTCCCGGAGCTGCCGATGCCGCTCCTCTATCTTTCATGGGCGCTCAAAAAACACGGCTACATCGTCGACATACTCGACACGCGCCTCACCGATTTCCGGTCCGTGACCGACCTTTCGCCGTACCTCTTCGCCGGCATAAGCACGATGACCGGTTCGATGATAACGCACGCCCTTGCTTTCGCTTCGCATGCCCGCGCACTCGCCCCGGCACTGCCGCTCGTGTGGGGGGGCATACACCCGACGCTCCTCACCGAAGAGACGCTCGCCGACACCCATGTCGATATCATCGTTCGCGGCGAGGGCGAAACAACGGTGTGCGAACTCGCCGATGCGCTCTCTTCCGGCGCTTCGCTCGATACAATAGCGGGGGTATCGTTCAAACGGGGCGGCGAGATGATACACAATCCGGAGCGGCCGTTCCTGGACATGAACACCTTCGACCCCGAACTCCCGTACGAATTATTCGACCTCAAACGCTACACGGTTTCCCCGTTCCCCGTGCACACGAGCCGCGGCTGTCCGCATCGCTGCGGGTTCTGCTACAATATGGCGTTCAATCATCGCCGCTGGCGCTCAAAGAATGCAGCACGTACGCTCGATGAGATAGCATATATCGTAAAGCGATTCAACCCCGCGCATATCTGCTTCACTTGGGAGGATGAATTCTTCATCAATGTGCCGCGCGTGCGCGAGATAGCCGAGGGGCTTCTTTCCCGCTCGATCACGGTGAGCTGGGAATCGTTCTGCCGCTTCGACAGCTTCACCCGCGTGGATGATGAAGCGTTGAAGGTCATGGAACGCTCGGGGCTTCGGCTCCTCAGTTTCGGCGGCGAGTCGGGGTCGGAGCGCATGCTCGATACGGTCATCTGCAAGGACATAAAGCTCGATCAAGTGCGCGAGGCGACACGGCGTCTTTCACGTACAAGCATACGGCAGGTGATATCATTCATGTCGGGGCTGCCGGGTGAGACGGATGAGGATATGTCGAAAACGTTCTCGTTCATGGATGAGCTCGCGACGATCAACGGCACTATCTACTTCAACGGCGTCTTCCTCTACACGCCGTACCCCGGCACACCGCTTTTTGAGCGCATCGTGCGCGAATACGGCTATCGCCCGCCGACGTCGTTCTCCGCGTGGGGGAATTTCGGCATCTATCGCGATGTCGGCGCTACTTGGTACAAGCCGCGGTATCTCAAAAAATACCGCGCAGTATCGATACTCACGCGCTTCCCGTTCTGGAAAAAGGAATTCGCCCTCTCCGATGTGAAACGCGGCATTGTGCCTGAGCGCTTTGCCCGTTTCCCGCTCAATCTCGTGTACTTTTTCTACACGCGCATGGCGATGTTCCGCTGGAAGCATCGCTGGTTTCGCTTCGCCTTCGAATGGTCGCTGCTCGAACGCATGCTCGCCCGCGTCCGCGGATTTGTATAACGGGAACTACTGCTCGTCGTACCACTGTTTTTCTTTCGAGAACCAGCGGCGTATCCACGGATGCTCGAGTATCGCTTTTATCTGGCTTAACCGTATGTTCAGGAGCAATGACAGCAGGACACGCGGGCGCAGATAGAATCTTTTTATGAAACGCTCCTGCAGCGCGATGATGCGCGGAAGGGAGATGTCCTGGAACGATGGCACGGTCTCGTTCTTCTGGAATGCATCCACGCGCGCAGCGTATGCATCGCTCATCGGCTCGAATATCGCTTCGAAATCCTCGCTCCCGGGATACGGTATGTAATTGCTCACCTGTATCCGGTCGAACGGCACCGAGAGCGCAAAGCGCATCGAGCGCTCGATATGCTCCTCGGTCTCACCGCGCATGCCGCACATGAAGAATCCGCTCACCTTTATGCCGTGCTTGTGGAAGAGCGACACGACCGGCGCTACGACAGCGAGATCGAGGTGCTTGCGTATCTTTTTCATGATATCCTGATCGCCCGTTTCAACGCCGAGCCCGACGAAGTAGCCGCCCGAGCGCGCCATTTTTCCGACAAGCGCTTCCGTCAGACGATCGATGCGTATGCCGTTGGGCGCACGCCAATGCATGCGGACGTTCTCAGCGATCATCATGTCGAATATCGCTTCCGCGCGTGCGGTGTCCATCGTCAGATTGTCATCGGTGAAGAATATCTCGTCGGCGCCGAAGCGCTCCCTGAGCATTTTCATCTCAGCGATGATGTTCGCCGGATCGCGGTAGCGCATGCGCCGTTTATTGGTGAGCCCCGACGAACAGAACGTGCATCGATACGGGCAGCCGCGGCTCGTGAGTATCGGCACCGGGCGTTTGCCGCGTATCGGCATGGACGCACCCTGCAGGTAGGGATAGTAGCGCCGCGGATCGATAAGGTCCCAATCGGGGAACGGTAATTCGTTCGCGTCGCGGAGAAAACCGAAATTGACGGCCGCATGGCACCACCGACCGCCATTCGCATAGATGAGACCGCTCACCGATGAAGCATCACGTTTTCCTTCGATGTGTTCTGCGAATTCAACGATAGCCGTTTCGCCTTCGCCCATGACGCCGTAGTCGGCGCCGATATGATCGAGTGCAAGTCCCTGAAGTGCCGTGATATGCGGTCCGCCGACAATGACAATGACATTCGGGAGGCGTGCCTTGAGAAGCGGGATGAATTCCTTCGTCCAATTATGCGAGCCGGTGTACACCTGAATGCCGACGATGTCCGGCCGCTTCTCTGCGGCAAGTCCCGCGGCATGTACGGGCGTGAGCAGCGAGAGCGAACCGTCGATGAGGGAAACATCGCTGTAGCCGTTCTTCTTGAGCGATGCGCTCAGATAGCCGAGCGAGAGCGGCGGATTGACCTGGAATCGTGAGCCGTATGTGGGGCGGAGAAGGATTATCCTCATTGGCGATATCATATGGGATATGATACTCGAAGAAAAGACATCCCGCAAGTTACGCGAGAAAACACTTCATTATTGAAATGAAAACGTTACATCTGTGAAACCTTAGCCGATGACGGTATGAAATGACAATCAATCGGAACACCATGTATCCGTCAAGTATGCATTGTCATACCGCTGCCCTCCAATAACCCACAATTTATTCATAAACCCGGAGACATAAGAACCTGAACGGCGCGAAAAACCCGCGTTGAGCGTGGCGTAATTCCAAGAACCGTTATAATACCAGACATCGTTCGATGCAAAACTTACGGATGAACTTGATTGACCACCGATAAGCCATATTTTCCCCCCGACCAACGTGCTTGAGCAATAATACCGATTACCGCCAGGGAAAGTTCCGGCTGACGTCCATGTAATTCCATTGGTCGAATACCACATATCATTCAATGCTGCAACGCCGGTCCAGCCCCCGATGATCCACATCCTATCGTTGTAGACGACAGCACTATGAGCCCAACGTGCGGAAAATGCCGCGGAGGCAGTGGCCG
The DNA window shown above is from Spirochaetota bacterium and carries:
- a CDS encoding glycosyltransferase, producing MTASKRSRTPLVSAVITTRDRYELLCECIRSVAASSYRPIELIIIDDNSSDATKALTVPRLKRMTGSRIERVRIEHAKTNIKMVKARNLGAKLARGEYIAFIDDDNVIDKNMIRELVAFAQMHPEYGILGPSNYSARTKKRILDGQRINFFTGRTNGWVDRSGREYSDSDGIPNVFMIARSVFRKAGCFDEALVQTFTEPDFAFNARRYGIQSAFVSAAITHHNIPTGVYTPRTLGGEYKHKAYYTMRNRGFIIFRYGRWYHRVVYALVFSWIWALIYSALVVRFGRFDLVRLYWYGWRDAMIYFFTKKLVNSISRILR
- a CDS encoding radical SAM protein, with product MAHARKKILLVYPGVFDSPFPELPMPLLYLSWALKKHGYIVDILDTRLTDFRSVTDLSPYLFAGISTMTGSMITHALAFASHARALAPALPLVWGGIHPTLLTEETLADTHVDIIVRGEGETTVCELADALSSGASLDTIAGVSFKRGGEMIHNPERPFLDMNTFDPELPYELFDLKRYTVSPFPVHTSRGCPHRCGFCYNMAFNHRRWRSKNAARTLDEIAYIVKRFNPAHICFTWEDEFFINVPRVREIAEGLLSRSITVSWESFCRFDSFTRVDDEALKVMERSGLRLLSFGGESGSERMLDTVICKDIKLDQVREATRRLSRTSIRQVISFMSGLPGETDEDMSKTFSFMDELATINGTIYFNGVFLYTPYPGTPLFERIVREYGYRPPTSFSAWGNFGIYRDVGATWYKPRYLKKYRAVSILTRFPFWKKEFALSDVKRGIVPERFARFPLNLVYFFYTRMAMFRWKHRWFRFAFEWSLLERMLARVRGFV
- a CDS encoding radical SAM protein encodes the protein MRIILLRPTYGSRFQVNPPLSLGYLSASLKKNGYSDVSLIDGSLSLLTPVHAAGLAAEKRPDIVGIQVYTGSHNWTKEFIPLLKARLPNVIVIVGGPHITALQGLALDHIGADYGVMGEGETAIVEFAEHIEGKRDASSVSGLIYANGGRWCHAAVNFGFLRDANELPFPDWDLIDPRRYYPYLQGASMPIRGKRPVPILTSRGCPYRCTFCSSGLTNKRRMRYRDPANIIAEMKMLRERFGADEIFFTDDNLTMDTARAEAIFDMMIAENVRMHWRAPNGIRIDRLTEALVGKMARSGGYFVGLGVETGDQDIMKKIRKHLDLAVVAPVVSLFHKHGIKVSGFFMCGMRGETEEHIERSMRFALSVPFDRIQVSNYIPYPGSEDFEAIFEPMSDAYAARVDAFQKNETVPSFQDISLPRIIALQERFIKRFYLRPRVLLSLLLNIRLSQIKAILEHPWIRRWFSKEKQWYDEQ